In Spirochaetaceae bacterium, a genomic segment contains:
- a CDS encoding metallophosphoesterase, which produces MKLALIADIHANLPALQAVLADVDAWRPDLVVVLGDIVNRGPHPRECHELVFSRARAADWRLLAGNHEEYVLSKHREPAAPGTPAFAIHQHTYWTAAQLFGLVAALAKLPDRVDVDFAEPAGRASCVHASLLGNRDGIYPEMGDADLAGRVDGRARLFAVGHTHRPLIRELDGTLVANVGSVGLPFDGDQRAGYARAVAAGSGWKVSIRRLVYDWKQTRDDCGAREFVAGSGAVAHIIRRELEIAHPLLAKWTYRFEEPILSGRVSVEQSVTEFLDDWR; this is translated from the coding sequence GTGAAGCTGGCCCTGATTGCCGACATCCACGCCAACCTGCCGGCGCTGCAGGCGGTTCTGGCGGATGTCGACGCTTGGCGTCCCGACCTGGTGGTGGTCCTTGGTGACATCGTCAACCGCGGTCCCCACCCGCGTGAGTGTCACGAGTTGGTGTTTTCACGGGCGCGTGCGGCGGACTGGCGTCTGCTGGCCGGCAACCACGAAGAGTACGTGCTGAGCAAGCATCGCGAGCCCGCCGCGCCGGGCACCCCGGCCTTCGCGATTCACCAGCACACGTACTGGACCGCCGCTCAGCTCTTCGGCCTGGTCGCCGCACTGGCGAAGCTCCCCGACCGGGTCGATGTCGATTTCGCGGAACCGGCAGGCCGGGCATCCTGTGTGCACGCCTCGCTGCTCGGCAACCGCGACGGCATTTACCCCGAGATGGGCGACGCTGATCTGGCCGGCAGGGTGGACGGCCGCGCGCGGCTGTTCGCCGTGGGCCACACGCATCGCCCGCTGATCCGCGAGCTGGACGGCACCCTCGTCGCGAACGTCGGGTCGGTAGGGTTGCCGTTCGACGGCGACCAACGCGCCGGATATGCACGCGCCGTCGCTGCCGGGAGCGGTTGGAAGGTCTCCATCCGCCGCCTCGTCTACGACTGGAAGCAGACCCGCGACGACTGCGGTGCCCGAGAGTTTGTCGCCGGGAGCGGCGCAGTGGCACATATCATCCGCCGCGAGCTGGAGATAGCACATCCCTTGTTGGCCAAGTGGACGTACCGTTTCGAGGAGCCGATCCTTTCGGGCCGAGTCTCCGTCGAACAGTCGGTAACCGAGTTCCTGGACGACTGGCGATGA